In the Candidatus Zixiibacteriota bacterium genome, one interval contains:
- a CDS encoding porin family protein, whose amino-acid sequence MKRTLFTFGILAVTIATCASAGARPRLGIKAGMVWADQTWEYREILGAVERDTRTGLAFGPCVDVGLTPVFGLQAEALYVQKGNQLKVPIYDQSSPVPIGTRVFEDRITYLSLLASLKVQALGGPLGFYVLGGPRVDLKLGTDSDINDSDMDRILDSYQSTVAGATVGVGLQHAFGSFGPILLEARYDLDFSEAAKHVNDENTLTIDNKSFAILVGLVF is encoded by the coding sequence ATGAAAAGAACTCTGTTTACATTTGGCATTCTGGCGGTGACTATCGCCACATGTGCATCGGCAGGCGCGCGCCCCAGGCTTGGTATCAAAGCCGGCATGGTCTGGGCAGACCAGACGTGGGAGTATCGTGAGATTCTCGGCGCAGTCGAGCGGGATACCCGGACGGGCCTGGCATTCGGCCCATGTGTGGATGTGGGGTTGACTCCTGTGTTCGGCCTTCAAGCCGAGGCGCTCTATGTGCAGAAAGGAAACCAACTCAAGGTGCCAATATACGATCAGTCGTCACCGGTGCCAATCGGCACGCGCGTGTTCGAGGACCGCATCACGTACCTGTCGCTGCTGGCTTCGCTCAAAGTACAGGCGCTGGGTGGACCACTTGGTTTTTATGTGCTTGGCGGGCCGCGTGTTGACCTGAAACTCGGGACGGATTCGGATATTAACGACTCGGATATGGACAGGATTCTAGATTCCTACCAGTCAACCGTAGCCGGGGCAACTGTCGGGGTTGGCTTACAGCACGCCTTCGGGTCCTTTGGACCGATTCTGCTGGAGGCGCGCTACGATCTCGATTTCTCTGAAGCCGCCAAGCATGTGAATGATGAGAATACGCTGACTATCGACAACAAGAGCTTTGCGATACTTGTTGGACTGGTCTTTTAG
- a CDS encoding M13 family metallopeptidase: MSNRFKTAVSLVALSGAAVLIGCGTQVAETAPLSTTTNVRGIDPKNLDTTCAPCNDFYQYANGTWLKNNPVPKEYGSWGVFHEIHERNNVVLKEILDEVAAMDAAPGTPAQKIGDFYTSGMDTAAINRTGIAPLKADFERIAAISSVTDLCQVISRYHAEGINMLFDTDALEGLTNSSRVNLYATQGGLGLPERDYYTRENEESTTLRAQYVEHMTNMFKLLGDDSATAQSNADVVMALETGLAQSSWTVTDMRNYPAWYRVKTLAQVAELAPDFDWNGYVAALGFYSVDSISFGPEQFFEGMSKLLKEAPLDHWKLYVRWNVIRSFAFYVGEEFDKENFRFYGTILSGAQERRERWKRVLSSINNYLGEAMGQLFVERAFPPESKSRAMEMVNNLKTVLRERLSKLEWMSEETRQRALAKMEAFGTKIGYPDKWRDYGGLEIGKVSFVENARAGLRHETAFKLSKVGKAPDPTEWGMTPQTVNAYYNPVKNEIVFPAGILQPPYFDGEIDDAINYGAMGVVIGHEMLHGFDDSGSRFDADGNMVNWWTDEDRQKFEERTAKLVAQFDAYVAIDSLHVRGALTLGENIGDLGGLRVAYDALQLARQGKADPMVNGFTQNQRFFFSFAQVWRSNATPENIKLQVQSDPHSPDRFRVLGPLSNMDEFQAAFGCSDTDPMMRPPAERIRIW; the protein is encoded by the coding sequence ATGTCCAATCGCTTCAAAACCGCCGTGAGCCTGGTCGCGTTATCGGGGGCGGCGGTACTGATCGGCTGCGGCACACAGGTGGCCGAAACCGCGCCGCTGTCTACAACCACCAACGTGCGGGGGATTGATCCGAAGAATCTCGACACCACCTGTGCCCCCTGCAATGACTTCTACCAGTACGCCAACGGCACCTGGCTGAAAAATAACCCTGTGCCCAAAGAGTACGGCAGTTGGGGGGTCTTTCATGAGATCCATGAGAGGAATAACGTGGTTCTCAAGGAGATCCTGGACGAAGTCGCCGCCATGGACGCTGCGCCCGGCACGCCGGCCCAGAAGATCGGCGACTTCTACACCAGCGGCATGGACACCGCGGCGATCAACCGCACCGGGATCGCGCCGCTCAAGGCTGATTTCGAGCGTATCGCAGCGATCTCGAGTGTTACCGACCTGTGCCAGGTGATCTCCAGGTATCACGCCGAGGGCATAAACATGCTCTTTGACACCGATGCCCTCGAAGGACTTACGAATTCCAGCCGGGTCAACCTCTACGCCACCCAGGGTGGACTCGGCCTTCCGGAGCGGGATTACTACACCCGCGAAAACGAGGAATCGACCACGCTCAGGGCACAGTATGTCGAGCACATGACCAACATGTTCAAGCTGCTCGGCGATGACTCAGCCACGGCGCAATCCAATGCCGACGTCGTAATGGCGCTTGAGACCGGTTTGGCGCAATCGTCGTGGACCGTTACTGATATGCGCAACTACCCGGCCTGGTACCGGGTGAAGACGCTCGCCCAGGTCGCCGAGCTGGCGCCGGATTTCGACTGGAACGGATACGTCGCCGCCCTGGGATTCTATAGCGTCGACTCAATATCGTTCGGGCCGGAGCAGTTCTTCGAGGGTATGAGCAAGCTGCTCAAAGAGGCGCCGCTCGATCACTGGAAACTGTATGTCCGATGGAACGTGATTCGGAGTTTCGCTTTCTACGTCGGCGAGGAGTTCGACAAGGAGAACTTCCGCTTCTACGGTACGATACTGAGCGGCGCCCAGGAGCGACGTGAACGCTGGAAGCGCGTACTTTCGTCGATAAACAACTATCTCGGTGAGGCGATGGGTCAGCTCTTTGTCGAGCGGGCCTTCCCTCCCGAGTCGAAATCCCGCGCGATGGAGATGGTCAACAACCTGAAAACGGTCCTGCGCGAGCGTCTGAGCAAACTGGAGTGGATGTCCGAGGAAACTCGCCAGAGAGCGCTCGCCAAAATGGAGGCGTTCGGCACCAAGATCGGTTACCCGGACAAATGGCGCGATTACGGTGGTTTGGAGATAGGCAAAGTCTCATTCGTAGAGAACGCCCGTGCTGGCCTGAGACATGAGACGGCCTTCAAGCTCTCCAAAGTGGGTAAGGCGCCGGACCCGACCGAGTGGGGCATGACCCCTCAGACAGTCAACGCCTATTACAATCCGGTCAAGAACGAGATCGTCTTCCCGGCCGGGATTCTACAGCCGCCGTATTTCGACGGTGAGATCGACGACGCCATCAACTACGGTGCGATGGGTGTGGTGATCGGTCACGAGATGCTGCACGGCTTCGACGACAGCGGGAGCCGGTTTGACGCCGACGGCAACATGGTCAACTGGTGGACCGACGAAGACCGCCAGAAGTTCGAGGAAAGAACCGCGAAACTGGTAGCCCAGTTCGACGCTTATGTGGCTATCGATAGCCTGCACGTAAGAGGTGCGTTGACCCTGGGTGAGAATATCGGGGATCTCGGCGGGCTACGTGTCGCCTACGACGCGCTTCAGCTTGCCCGACAGGGCAAGGCCGACCCGATGGTCAACGGTTTCACGCAGAACCAGCGCTTCTTCTTTTCCTTCGCGCAGGTTTGGCGGTCAAACGCTACGCCGGAGAACATCAAGCTCCAGGTGCAGAGCGACCCGCATTCGCCGGATCGTTTCCGGGTGCTGGGGCCGCTGTCCAACATGGACGAATTCCAGGCGGCCTTTGGCTGCTCGGACACCGACCCGATGATGCGTCCGCCCGCCGAGCGGATTAGGATTTGGTAG